One window from the genome of Helicoverpa armigera isolate CAAS_96S chromosome 4, ASM3070526v1, whole genome shotgun sequence encodes:
- the LOC110384121 gene encoding endocuticle structural glycoprotein SgAbd-5: protein MKLIVVLCLVAVAVAAPPPRINYSQDNVQITKYENDNLGLGNYRFAFEQTDGQAAEQQAELRNEGREDESIAVKGSYTWVGPDGVFYRVSYIADDNGYQPEIEQGPGGGVPPAVVASLLG, encoded by the exons ATGAAACTG aTCGTAGTACTCTGCTTGGTCGCGGTGGCGGTTGCTGCCCCTCCCCCAAGAATAAACTACTCCCAGGACAATGTCCAAATTACCAAATACGAAAATGACAACCTTGGACTGGGCAACTACAGATTCGC GTTTGAACAGACTGACGGACAGGCGGCGGAACAGCAGGCTGAGTTGAGGAACGAGGGTCGCGAGGACGAGTCCATCGCAGTCAAGGGTTCCTACACCTGGGTCGGCCCCGACGGCGTGTTCTACCGTGTCAGCTACATCGCTGACGACAATGGCTACCAGCCCGAGATCGAACAGGGACCCGGAGGCGGCGTCCCACCCGCAGTCGTCGCATCCCTCCTCGGTTAA
- the LOC135116751 gene encoding uncharacterized protein LOC135116751, which produces MLVLKGLLFMCIVIASAHCNNTEPTTTIGFKEENGNNTKMGVVALSSAASDTNSTIPTNVSSVTMPQESKIINIKTLPANVTQIRRTTVTINSPTALRQRKRKRRGKKSSDPTLAEVESLLYEEYDANGDKLVEFMMYTMEDVSKFFAGFLHTEICHVRCAPTPAQIKKEEEEKKAAEAAARAKS; this is translated from the exons ATGTTGGTTCTGAAAGGTCTACTC tttatgTGCATTGTCATTGCGTCTGCCCATTGTAACAATACTGAACCTACGACTACAATTGGATTTAAAGAgga AAATGGAAATAACACCAAGATGGGCGTAGTTGCTCTGAGTAGCGCCGCATCTGATACAAACAGCACAATACCAACCAACGTTTCAAGTGTAACTATGCCGCAAGaatcaaaaattattaatattaaaacgctACCCGCCAACGTTACTCAAATCAGAAGAACTACTGTTACCATTAACAGTCCGACTGCCTTACGTCAGAGAAAAAGGAAACGGAGAGGCAAAAAATCTAGTGACCCAACTTTAGCGGAAGTTGAAAGCCTGCTTTATGAGGAATACGATGCCAATGGAGACAAACTCGTCGAGTTTATGATGTATACTATGGAAGACGTTTCTAAGTTCTTTGCCGGATTTCTTCATACGGAGATTTGCCATGTGAGGTGCGCGCCTACGCCAGcacaaataaagaaagaagaagaagagaagAAAGCTGCTGAAGCTGCCGCCAGAGCCAAAAGTTAG
- the LOC110384124 gene encoding endocuticle structural glycoprotein SgAbd-5 — MKLLVLCALVAVVAAAPQAQDVQLLRYDADNDGLGTYNFVYEQSDGSKRNENGELRNVGAEDEFVAMKGSYSWVGPDGVTYTVNYVADENGFQPTIEQGPGGAVPSAVVASLLG, encoded by the exons ATGAAATTG TTGGTGCTTTGTGCTTTAGTGGCCGTGGTGGCAGCCGCCCCTCAGGCTCAGGATGTTCAGCTGTTGCGATATGATGCCGACAACGATGGTCTCGGCACCTACAATTTCGT ATATGAACAAAGCGATGGCTCAAAACGCAACGAGAACGGAGAACTCAGGAACGTGGGTGCTGAAGATGAGTTCGTCGCGATGAAGGGTTCCTACTCCTGGGTGGGTCCTGATGGCGTCACCTACACGGTCAACTACGTGGCTGATGAGAACGGCTTCCAGCCCACGATAGAACAGGGCCCAGGAGGTGCCGTGCCCTCCGCGGTCGTCGCCTCACTCCTCGGTTAA
- the LOC110384182 gene encoding uncharacterized protein LOC110384182, producing MDKTFVKFITLWMMYIAVTMSMPSKETNEHLYSRLKRTPADFSLFGINLGSSLSKAKESFSSIGNIFSPNQGNRYQYDQSLPPYQYDQSPYRTVQNPNIRQPVYAANDNGLTSSINQDRYQTINNNNNGQFQTRNQFNAPVTDRYQTAQNVPETKDEITQSKPEIDKQLLNYIFQSKPNSGDTTTTVDPTYDFTTETGEYENTTMDGLEIRIPPAPVVASLLG from the exons ATGGATAAAACTTTTGTAAAG TTCATAACGCTCTGGATGATGTATATTGCAGTAACAATGAGCATGCCTTCGAAAGAAACTAATGAACATTTATATTCAAGGCTTAAGAGGACACCAGCGGACTTCTCTCTTTTTGGAATTAATCTAGGATC ATCTCTTTCAAAAGCCAAAGAATCTTTCAGCAGCattggaaatatattttcaccGAATCAGGGAAACAGATATCAGTATGATCAATCACTGCCACCTTATCAGTATGATCAATCACCTTACAGAACTGTGCAGAATCCAAATATAAGACAGCCAGTTTATGCCGCAAACGACAATGGTTTAACAAGTTCCATAAATCAAGATAGATAccaaactataaataataataataacggaCAGTTCCAAACAAGAAATCAATTCAATGCCCCTGTGACTGACAGATATCAAACAGCCCAAAAtgtacctgaaacaaaagatgAGATCACACAAAGCAAACCCGAAATTGATAAACAGTTGTTAAATTACATATTCCAGTCAAAACCTAATTCCGGAGATACGACCACAACTGTTGATCCTACTTATGACTTTACTACTGAAACTGGTGAATATGAGAAT ACTACAATGGATGGCCTGGAGATAAGAATCCCTCCAGCTCCAGTTGTGGCATCACTTTTGGGTTAA